The sequence TAAATGGCACGACCCTTTTTTCCAAGCAGATCAGCATTTGTTTTGTCGATTGAGATGGCGCGATCATAAGACTCTGCCGCTTCAGCGTACCGTTTCAGTTCCATCAGAGCATCACCGCGTAATTTCCACCCTTCCGTATAAAATTCATCAAGAAGAAGGGCCTGATCATACGCAGCGATCGCGCTGACAAAATCCTTATTCTGAAATGCGTCTTTCCCTTTGTTTATCCATACCGTTGCATCATGGATACTTTCTGCTGCTATACAGGTACAGACAAAAAAAAAGCATATACAAAAGACTGTGATTACCTGAACCATACAGTGACATCGGATCATAGGATGTTCCATCTCATCTATCTCAAAGATTCCAATCAGGATGTGATTGATTCAATAAAGTAGTTTCCCTTTCAAAACAAATAACAATAGGTATGTTAAATCATGAAAAATTGTCAGATGAACACTATTTCCATTGGAGACTCAGGTCTGCATAGTTTATTACCAGTAAGGTAAATGTTGTTTTAGGTATCATGGAAATAGTGAAGATCCCCCGCATGGAAAAAGAAGAGTATGATGCATTAATTCATAGCCGGTTCATGGCCCGAATCGCTTTTTCAGGGGAAAAATATCCTTATATTGCACCATTTTTATATGTATTTGATGGGAAACACATCTATTTCCTATCCACTAAGTATGGTAAAAAGATTGAATATTTCAGAAAATCTCCCTATGTCTCTGTAGAGATTGACAAATATACCAAAGATCTCTCCTGTTACATGTTTGTAACCCTTCAGGGTTATCTTGAAGAAGTGAATGATTCAATTGAAAAGAAACTTATCAGGGAGCGGTTTGTAAGACTCATACAGGAACAAAACCTTTCAAATAATATACTTGCTGCACTTGGTCATTCACCACAGGATCCACCTGAATCAATCTGCACTGAAGAGCGCTCACTTGTCTGGAGACTCAGTGGCGTTCGAAACCTCATCGCCCTTAAAAACATCTGATTTCCTTAAAAACTCCTGCAACTTTTCTACAGATGTGACTGGAGGGTAGCACTGGTTTCTTGCGCAGATGAGGACTTTTGGAATACTGTCCAAAACATCTGAACCGAGGATATTTTTAATAATTGATGATTTATTTCCTCTAACTGGGATTCTTATGAACCCCGGACAAAAACAGGACCATAGTTCTGACCACATCTTTGAGTATTCAGGATTTTTTGGATCTCCCATGAGTACCGCTCTTCCCCTATGTTTGTTTTCACAAAGTCCCATGAGAAATGAAGGAGAAGAATATGCTACCCACTCTTCAGACTTAGCATAATATCGCTCAATATCCTGGGATTTTTTTATATATTCCTCATCTCCCGTGATTTCTCCAAGAGATCGGAGGAGAAGGTACGCTATCCCATTCACGCTGGGGACCGGACCGTCAGTATGATCTTTCAGCCGCACGGGCAGATCAACCAGGCTTTCTGTCTGAAAATACCCGCCATTCTGATGATCGTAAAACCTCATTGAAGCTTCCTTTTCCAAATCCTGTGACCGGATAAACCATTTCTCATCTCCGGTAACCTGATACAGTACCATACAAGACCATGACAAGGAGAGATAATCACTGCTTGTCCCAGCAATTCCTACATCCCCATCATGCCAGCGATGAAGAACCGTGCCATCAGAACGGACCATGGTAGAAAACAAAAAATCAGCAGTATTGATAGCCTGCATGATGTACCGGTCAATTTGAAAGACTGATCCGGCATATGCCAAAGCCCAGACGGCCATACTATTCCAATCGGTAAGAATTTTATCATCCGTTGCTGGTTTCTCGCGGTTTGCCCGGGCAGTCCGAAGGGTGTGAATAATTTTTTGATAGTACTCCTGGGGATCAGAAATTCCCAAACTTTTTAATTTTTCAATAGGATTCTCCTGCGGATAGAGCACATTGTCTCCAGGTTTCATTCCATGCACACCAGATACATTACCATTTTTAGAGAGGTGAAATAGCTGGCATACTATTTCTGCATCTGATCCACACAAATGGGATATTTCATCATAGGTCCAGAGATAATATGCCCCCTCCCCACCAGGGCTGTCCGCATCTTCAGAAGAATAAAACCCACCCTCTTTTTCCTGTAATGAATGCATCATATATTCAAGGGCAGATATTGCAATGTGTTTATAACTAAGAGAACCTGTTACCTGCCATGCTTCAGTGTACACAAGAACGGCCATCGCCTGATCATAGAGCATTTTTTCAAAATGAGGAAGTTTCCATGCATTATCTGTTGCATACCGGTGAAAACCACCGTCCAGATGATCCCGGATCCCGCCATATGCAATCTGATCAAGGGTTTTTACAACCATTGAGAGTATATTTGATTCATTCTGGTACCAGGAATACCGAAACAGAAACATAAGGGTAGAGACTGAAGGAAACTTAGGGGCACGTGAAAAACCTCCATGAACCGGATCATACCGATTGATAAGGTTTTTTGCGGCATTTTCTACAATATCCTGAATGTTGCCGGGTTGATTTCTCTCATTGTGTTTAAGAATTGCTGTAATAATCTGGTCAGCGATTGCATGAACTTCTCCTTTTCTTGTCTTCCAGACATCCGCAAGATAAGGAAGAATGTCAAGCATCCCAGGCATTCCCGGACTACTGTCTCGAGGGATATAGGTAGCTGCATAAAAGGGACGTTTATCAGGAGTTAAAAAGAGACTGAGCGGCCAGCCACCAGAGCCAGTCATGGCCTGACAGACATTCATATAAATGGCATCTATGTCCGGGTGTTCTTCTCTATCTACTTTGATTGAGATAAAATGAGCATTTAGAAGATGTGCAACAGATTCATCCTCAAAACATGTATGTTCCATCACATGACACCAATGACATGCTGCATATCCAATTGAGAGAAAAACAGGTTTATCCTGCTCCCGAGCGATTTTAAATGCTTCTTCTCCCCAGGGATACCAGTCCACCGGATTATATGCATGCTGGCGAAGATACAAGCTGTGTTCATGTACCAGCCGGTTCGGGAGTGACATGATGAAAGATGTCTTTTTTCACTACATATATCTTGAGTCAAGGGATCGCCACAATTATATAATGACACCGACAATCTCTTTCCACCGATGGACAATACCCACTATTACATCTCCCGGATAACAGAGCATTTACGAGAGAATCGAGGTGGTTTAACAATATCAGAGATATCTGCCGGTTTGTCCATGTCACGAAACACCATCAGCAAGTATATTGAGATGATGTTTCTCTCTGGTATAGTTGATGTCCGATCTGTAGGAAAAGCAAAAATATTCTCCCTTTCTAAAAGAATCCCCATAACAACTCTTCTAAACTACATCTCTTCAGCTGTTATCCAGACCGATGACTCCTACGTAATCAGGAATGCAAACCTGAGTGCTGCAGATTTCCTGGAGATGGAACTCAACCAGCTGGCCGGGAGAAATGTTCTTGATCTACTCACGATCCAGGGATTAAAACAGGATATCAGGACGTGGATAATTTCTTCTGATCGACCGATGGTGTTTGCATCTGATGTGGAATTAATCAGATCAGAACGAAAAAGACTCATCTGGCTTACTGTTGCTGATGTCGTCATGTACGATGGAACAAAAGGCCATTTTCTTGTTATCGAAGATGTAAATGATTGGAAAGAGGCTGAAGAGAGTAAAAACAGATATTATAAACTGTTTCACGCACTTGCAGATGAGACTGATGAGCGTATCTTTGTCATGACACCAGAACTGATGTTTACCTATGTCAATCCCCGGTACGGAGTTGCTCATCATCGGGATCCACAGAGCATGATAGGCGAGAACAGACTCAATTTCTGTGACACACATGCAAGACATCTTATATCAGATGCTGCTGGGTATGTTCACACAAAAGGGGAACCATACAGGATAATCTTCCCGTTACAAGAGAGGGATACCGTCAGATGGTTTGATGAGCGGTTATTTCCAATATCTGATAACGGTGGGGAGATAAGAGAAATTATCGGATTTTCCCGGGATATCACCGGATTCCAGGAAGGCGGATCAGCTCCAGTCCTGCTGGCATCACTTATGGATATGCTTCATGAAGCGGTAATTACGACAACACCTGCCGGGAAAGTTCTATCCTGGAATCGTGGTGCTGAATTGATGACCGGGTACCCACGGGATGAACTCATTGGTAGTACTGCCCTTTCCATTATCACTCCTGAACTGAATGCCGGTCGGGATCTTGTCCAGGAAACCTGTACTGGTGATGAAATCCGGGATCTGAAAGCAATTATCCGGGCCAGGGGAGGAAGAAAAAAAAGAGTGTTTATTTCAACCTCCCGGGTATCTATTCAGGGAGGGATTGTGAGTGGAGTATGCATCGTTATCAGGGAACATTAATCCTGCCTGCATATGGTGGGTGTATGACTATCCGGAGTTGTACAGGCAGAACAAACCGAATCTCCTCCACGAATAAGAACGCAGATTTTGCAAATTCTTTCTCTTGGATCACTAATCTGACCCGAAACGAGATCTGCAGCAAGTGAAGCGATAGCCGATGTAACTTCATCAGAAAAAACAATACGATACCCACGTTTTCCTGATAAATACTGAGAAACTGCTGATGGTGCCATATTCAGAATCGATGCTACCATTTTCTGGGAAAGCCCGATCCGTACCATCTCAACCGCAATAGCAGCCCGGATTGCAGGCAGTGAGTCCCACACAATTGTTTCGCACGGAAGTTTTTCCATGTCTTACTCCAGTGATTACATATTTCACGCCGTGAATTATCAATATACGTATGACACTGATTCATTTACACCCCCTTTCAGAGGAAACAAAATCAGAATGATTGAGAAGTCAATAGTTCTTTTATAGAGTGTTCTTCAGAATATTGCATCATTAGATATATTGCCCTTTACTCCAACTCATTCATATGTCACTTTCCAGGGTTTTGATAACAGTCATCCTGATATTGATTGTTTATTGCAATTCAGTGCCTGCAGAACAGAATGTGAATAATGCGGTACCTATAGGGTTTGATGGACCGCTCATTCCCGAAGGTGAAGATCCGGATTATCCAACCGTCTATCCTACCGATTTTCCAACAGAATTACCAACCATCACGATTGAACCAACGATAGGAGACCAATATGGGTGGATATCAATAAACACTATTCCATCCGGAGCATGGGTCACCTTTGACGGTGATGCACAAGGACAAAGCCCGGTTATGGTTCAGGTACTATCAACTGCCTCGCCATTTCACCAGATTTACATCTCTATGGATGGGTACCAGGATTGGAGTACATCTCTTTCTGAAAATCCTGCACCCGGTCAGACTATTCCGATTAATGCCCACCTTGTCAGCATGGAACCGACAGTGACTCCTACTTTTACTCCCACCGTTACTCCTACCGAGTCACCAACACCATCCCCTACTCCTACCATCATCGGGCCGGATTATGGATGGGTATACATCGAATCAAACCCAACAGCAGCAGAAGTTACCTTTGATGGAGTATACCAGGGATCAGCACCAGCCTTAGTAAAAGTATACTCAACCGGAACACCATCTCATCAGATTCTTATCAGAATGAGCGGATATTACGACTGGACCTCTGCCCTTTCTCAAAATCCCGGACCAGACCAAACAATTCCGATAACTGCGACTCTTGTTCCAATGGCGCAATATGGGAGTATCCGGGTGCAATCAAATCCTACCAGAAGTGTAGCAATCCTTGATGGCGGTAACCAGGATCTCACTCCATGTACCTTTGATAATCTGTTGCCAGGAAGTCATACAATCAAGGTTACCAAAGATGGATACCAGCCATATACAACGCAGGTAAGAGTCAATACCGGAACAGAGGCACAGGTAAGTGCTTCATTATCACCTGTTGACAGATTTGGAACATTATACGTTACAAGTACACCTTCAGGAGCTGACATCTTCCTTGATGGTGTGTATTATGGACAGACACCATATACATTATCAGCTTCTGCCGGAGCACACACCCTGGTTCTCAAATATGCCGGTTATAATACCTTTAGCTCCGGGGTCACCCTCTATGCCGGTCAACAAAACCAGATAACCGCTCAGCTTGAGCCACATGGGCCATCATATGGATCTGTCCAGGTAGCAAGCACTCCGGGGTCTTCTGAGGTGTTCCTGAACAATGATTACAAAGGAAAAACACCATCTACCGGATACCTGGATATTCCGGGTTTAAATCCGGGGATATATACCATTCGGATATCACATCCACAAAATCAGGACTATCAGGGAACCGTATCTGTGAATGGAGGACAAACCAGTACGGTTCAGGTTG comes from Methanospirillum hungatei and encodes:
- a CDS encoding thioredoxin domain-containing protein — translated: MSLPNRLVHEHSLYLRQHAYNPVDWYPWGEEAFKIAREQDKPVFLSIGYAACHWCHVMEHTCFEDESVAHLLNAHFISIKVDREEHPDIDAIYMNVCQAMTGSGGWPLSLFLTPDKRPFYAATYIPRDSSPGMPGMLDILPYLADVWKTRKGEVHAIADQIITAILKHNERNQPGNIQDIVENAAKNLINRYDPVHGGFSRAPKFPSVSTLMFLFRYSWYQNESNILSMVVKTLDQIAYGGIRDHLDGGFHRYATDNAWKLPHFEKMLYDQAMAVLVYTEAWQVTGSLSYKHIAISALEYMMHSLQEKEGGFYSSEDADSPGGEGAYYLWTYDEISHLCGSDAEIVCQLFHLSKNGNVSGVHGMKPGDNVLYPQENPIEKLKSLGISDPQEYYQKIIHTLRTARANREKPATDDKILTDWNSMAVWALAYAGSVFQIDRYIMQAINTADFLFSTMVRSDGTVLHRWHDGDVGIAGTSSDYLSLSWSCMVLYQVTGDEKWFIRSQDLEKEASMRFYDHQNGGYFQTESLVDLPVRLKDHTDGPVPSVNGIAYLLLRSLGEITGDEEYIKKSQDIERYYAKSEEWVAYSSPSFLMGLCENKHRGRAVLMGDPKNPEYSKMWSELWSCFCPGFIRIPVRGNKSSIIKNILGSDVLDSIPKVLICARNQCYPPVTSVEKLQEFLRKSDVFKGDEVSNATESPDK
- a CDS encoding PEGA domain-containing protein; translation: MSLSRVLITVILILIVYCNSVPAEQNVNNAVPIGFDGPLIPEGEDPDYPTVYPTDFPTELPTITIEPTIGDQYGWISINTIPSGAWVTFDGDAQGQSPVMVQVLSTASPFHQIYISMDGYQDWSTSLSENPAPGQTIPINAHLVSMEPTVTPTFTPTVTPTESPTPSPTPTIIGPDYGWVYIESNPTAAEVTFDGVYQGSAPALVKVYSTGTPSHQILIRMSGYYDWTSALSQNPGPDQTIPITATLVPMAQYGSIRVQSNPTRSVAILDGGNQDLTPCTFDNLLPGSHTIKVTKDGYQPYTTQVRVNTGTEAQVSASLSPVDRFGTLYVTSTPSGADIFLDGVYYGQTPYTLSASAGAHTLVLKYAGYNTFSSGVTLYAGQQNQITAQLEPHGPSYGSVQVASTPGSSEVFLNNDYKGKTPSTGYLDIPGLNPGIYTIRISHPQNQDYQGTVSVNGGQTSTVQVALQSSPNPATKNGTLVVNSNPSGAYVFLDNLFKGITPLTLPSVQPGQHILIVRMNDYSDATRPVTITGGNTTDMIIEMVPIAQPTKEPTQTPLPTQTRAPVPLLAIIGGLCAVGFLFHRRNN
- a CDS encoding transcriptional regulator — its product is MEKLPCETIVWDSLPAIRAAIAVEMVRIGLSQKMVASILNMAPSAVSQYLSGKRGYRIVFSDEVTSAIASLAADLVSGQISDPRERICKICVLIRGGDSVCSACTTPDSHTPTICRQD
- a CDS encoding PAS domain S-box protein; its protein translation is MDNTHYYISRITEHLRENRGGLTISEISAGLSMSRNTISKYIEMMFLSGIVDVRSVGKAKIFSLSKRIPITTLLNYISSAVIQTDDSYVIRNANLSAADFLEMELNQLAGRNVLDLLTIQGLKQDIRTWIISSDRPMVFASDVELIRSERKRLIWLTVADVVMYDGTKGHFLVIEDVNDWKEAEESKNRYYKLFHALADETDERIFVMTPELMFTYVNPRYGVAHHRDPQSMIGENRLNFCDTHARHLISDAAGYVHTKGEPYRIIFPLQERDTVRWFDERLFPISDNGGEIREIIGFSRDITGFQEGGSAPVLLASLMDMLHEAVITTTPAGKVLSWNRGAELMTGYPRDELIGSTALSIITPELNAGRDLVQETCTGDEIRDLKAIIRARGGRKKRVFISTSRVSIQGGIVSGVCIVIREH
- a CDS encoding pyridoxamine 5'-phosphate oxidase family protein: MEIVKIPRMEKEEYDALIHSRFMARIAFSGEKYPYIAPFLYVFDGKHIYFLSTKYGKKIEYFRKSPYVSVEIDKYTKDLSCYMFVTLQGYLEEVNDSIEKKLIRERFVRLIQEQNLSNNILAALGHSPQDPPESICTEERSLVWRLSGVRNLIALKNI